DNA from Prionailurus bengalensis isolate Pbe53 chromosome X, Fcat_Pben_1.1_paternal_pri, whole genome shotgun sequence:
TCTTTGAGGAATGAGTAGGCAACTGGGGATGTCTGGCCAAGCCGGCATTCCACAATTCTGGCCAGTGGAGGAAAAGAGCTTTTGCCAAGACAGGACGTAGCTTCTGGGAAAGTGATTTGGGAGCTGGAGGCCAGAGACCAAACAAGGAGAGTGGGGTGGGCAGGACGCACATGGCACTCACTTGCTTGGaattcctctttcttcccaggaGGGATCCCTGAGCCCTCATTACCATCCTGTGGAAGTCCCTCCCTAGGTCCTGAGGCCAACCCCAATAAAGACACTGCCCCTTGCCTTGCCCTCTGAGCAAGGAGTCTCCATAAGTCATTGGAGCCAATGGGCCTATGCGGGGTTAAAATAGGAAGAAGGGTGACTCTTATCTATGTGACCTCTACTCAGATGCCCAGTACCAAGTTGTGGCTTTCTGAAAATGAGGCCCTGAGCCAACTCAGTCCTTACTCTGTACATCCTCATAAGTGTTACTTTTTAAGGGACCCCTAGCCTCTGGGAGCTGGGGTGCTGCCACACTGGGGACCTAGTCCCCAAGCCTggcctctgtctgtctcctcaGGAAGAAATTTGAACTATTTGTCTTGGACCCAGCTGGGGACTGGTACTACCGCTGGCTATTTGTCATTGCTATGCTTGTCCTCTACAATTGGTGTCTGCTGGTGGccaggtgagcagggagggatcTGGGAGGGGGTGGCCAAAGAAGCCCAGGGCACAGGCTTTGGGTTTGAGAGAATACCAGTCTCAGCTATGGACGCAGAGCTCATTCCAGCTCAGCcttctttctgaattttctgcTTGCCAATGGCACCTCCCTCTGCCCTATTAACCCTCAatgccccctcccaccttccagtTTAATATGCTACTAAAGCTTCGCCTCTATCCTTTTCCTGGTATCCATAATCTGTTCCTACTTCTCCATCCACACCAACACTGTCCTTGGCAAGGCCACCCTCCTTTCTCCCTGGGACAAGTACAACAGCCTTGCACCCATTTCTTTCGGTCACTCTTGTCCCCTCTAATGCATCCTTCACACTTGCAACTAGTATGCTTTGTATAAACTGGGATTTGATTGTCAGTCATTCCTCACAAACCCTTCAATTGTCCCTTATTGCTGACAGGATGAAGTTCAAGCCCTCAATGTAGCCTTCAAGGCCCTCTGGACCTGGCCTTCTCACTAGCTCTACCTTCTGGACAACTCCCAGCCCTAGCATTCTCTACTCTTGGATAATAACATGTTCTTGCCTCAAGAGAAAATTCCCTCTCCCTATTTTTAGCCTATGGAGATTCTTCTCACAATTTCAGTTCCAAAGCCACTCTCTACAGGTAGCTTTCCCattccaccccatcccccacttcAGTTATTCATTCAGCAAGGATTTGACTGAACATCCATCAGGTCACTGCTGTCTTGGAGCTCTCAGGCTAGTGGGAGACACTGGCAGCAAATATGAACAAAACAAATGCCCAAGAGACTTGAGGTTGGTGAAAGAAACTTTCTGGGAAGGAGGAACAAGTATCAAAACCTTGTCTGAGGATGGCCTAGTGTGGCTGGAGGACTCCAAGTGAGCATGAGGCAGTCACAGGACTATTCTGTAGGCTTTGTGCAGCAGAGGAGGGGGTTGGGCTTTTATGTGAAATGCGACCAAATAGTTAGAATTAACTGCTTTTCCCTTTGACTAATACAATCATTGGGCCATCATCCTGGGTTCTATCTCATATTATGTCCATATCCTAGGTCTCTACCCATTCAGTCACCAAGTCTTGTTAATTCCTCTTAAAACTGTCCTGCATCCTCCAACCTTTCTTCATTACCACTACCTTTAGGCTAAGCCCAACTACTATCTTCTCTCTGACATGGATTGGCCAGTGCTCTGTATTGGGCTTTCAGTAGGTGTATGTTGAAAAGATGGGCATGGAGGCTATTCAGCTGTGTATTATAATTCATACTTCCAATGactcatttttcatttaactCACACTTGTCAAATCCTGGTGCTCTGGGCTAGAGCATGGGGCATGCAGTAATGACTCACAGGTAGTCTCTGTCTTCTTGGCATTCATGGTTCAGTGGATGAGACAGACAAGTAATGGTCAGTGTAGATGTTTATTTAGGAATATCTATGCAATAATAAGAGTTGGAGTAAAAGTTGCTTGTCATTAAGTTTCTGCATGACACCAGACTGACTGTGAATCATCAGCATCCTGGTAGCCATCCCAAAACCTGCAGTCAGTGGGCACTCAGTTTGAGGCCTCCAGGGATCCTTGACTGGCTTTGAGGGTGAAGTCCAGTCCTGTCTtcctacagagcctgcttcagtgaCCTACAGAAAACCTATTACCTAGTGTGGCTAGTGCTGGACTACTTCTCAGATGTGGTGTACATTGCGGACCTCTTCATCCGACTGCGCACAGGTAAGTGAATAACTGTGATGCACAGGCAGGAGCATGACCCATAGGTCCAAAATCCTGAGTCCACATTTTCAAGAAGCTCTCTTGACACAGTGTTAGACTCAACTGCCTGGCTGGGACTCGGGTTGGTGTCTGCTCCTCTTTGAATCTTACAGTCCCCATGTGCCTAGTGAGGTTTAGACCTTGGGATCATCTCTTGGGGTCCTTCATGCTAGCTTTGCTATGTGAATTTCCTATACCTCTCTTTAGGAATGAGGGTTGAATGCGCAGTTTCTCCCTTGCTGAACATTAACCAATTAGGAAGGACAAGCTTGAGAGCAGAGCTGATATACTGATTTGCATCTCTACTAGGCTTTCTGGAGCAGGGGCTGCTGGTCAAAGATCCAAAGAAGTTGCGGGACAACTATATCCACACCCTACAGTTCAAGCTGGATGTAGCTTCTATCATTCCAACGGATCTGATCTATTTTGCTGTGGGCATCCACAGCCCTGAGCTGCGTTTTAACCGCCTGCTACACTTTGCCCGCATGTTTGAATTCTTTGACCGCACTGAGACACGCACCAGCTACCCCAACATCTTCCGAATCAGCAACTTGGTCCTTTACATCTTGGTCATCATCCACTGGAATGCCTGCATCTACTATGCCATCTCCAAGTCCATTGGCTTTGGAGTTGACACTTGGGTTTATCCCAATATCACTGACCCTGAGTATGGTTACCTGGCTAGGGAATACATCTACTGCCTTTACTGGTCTACACTGACACTCACCACCATTGGGGAGACACCACCTCCTGTAAAGGATGAGGAGTACTTATTTGTCATTTTTGACTTCCTGATTGGTGTCCTCATCTTTGCCACCATTGTGGGGAATGTGGGCTCTATGATCTCCAACATGAATGCCACTCGGGCTGAATTCCAGGCCAAGATTGATGCTGTCAAACATTACATGCAGTTCCGAAAGGTCAGTAAGGATATGGAAGCCAAGGTCATTAAGTGGTTTGACTACCTGTGGACCAATAAGAAGAGTGTGGATGAGCGGGAAGTTCTCAAGAACTTGCCAGCAAAGCTGAGGGCTGAGATAGCCATCAATGTCCATCTATCCACCCTCAAAAAAGTGCGCATCTTCCAGGATTGTGAGGCTGGCCTGCTGGTGGAGCTGGTATTGAAGCTTCGTCCTCAGGTCTTCAGCCCTGGGGATTATATTTGCCGCAAGGGTGATATTGGCAAGGAGATGTACATAATCAAGGAGGGCAAGTTGGCAGTAGTGGCTGATGATGGTGTTACTCAATATGCCCTGCTCTCAGCCGGGAGTTGCTTTGGAGAGATCAGTATCCTTAACATTAAGGGCAGCAAAATGGGAAATCGACGCACAGCCAATATCCGCAGCCTTGGTTACTCAGATCTCTTTTGCTTATCCAAGGATGATCTTATGGAAGCTGTGACTGAGTACCCTGATGCCAAGAAGGTCTTGGAGGAGAGGGGCCGGGAGATCTTGATAAAGGAGGGACTGCTAGATGAGAATGAGGTGGCAGCCAGCATGGAGGTAGACGTGCAGGAGAAACTAGAGCAGCTGGAGACAAACATGGAGACCTTGCACACTCGCTTTGGCCGCCTGCTGGCTGAGTACACGGGAGCCCAGCAGAAACTTAAGCAGCGCATCACCATTCTGGAAACCAAGATGAAGCAGAACAATGAAGATGATTACCATGATTACCTGTCAGATGGGATGAATAGCCCTGAGCCAGCTGCTGTTGATAAGCCATAAGGTCTTGGGCCCAACTGCCTTAGCAGCCTTGTCCTTGACCCCAGGAACTAGAAGAGCTGTGTAGGTGTCCATATTTGTATGCATTACCCTCTTGAATTCTCCCCAAAGCCTCTCTGTCCTAGGTTTTTGGCTCAATCATCTAGGAGCCCTCCTCCAGGTCCAGCTAATAGCCAAGCTTATGCACAAAGTAGACCATGTTGGCTCAGTTTCCAGGAGCTTTAGCTTGTCCAAgtctgaggaagaaagagaggagcatCTGAACTGTCTTCAAGGGGTCTGTCCTAGGGCTGGAAGCCTGGGCAATGATCTGTTCTGAAGAAGCAAATCTGCAGGACAGTGTGTACCCTAATGTGAAACTGCCCTCTCTCCCGGGTCCTTTGCACATAGCCACTTCCCATTTGGTTCTGGCCCTTGCTTTTCTAATATGTGTTGTGAATATCCCCATTTTCCTGCACATGTTTGTAGTTCAATAAATGACTACAGACAGCACAGGTACCCAGTGTCTGTATCCCAAGGCAAGGAAAGGAGGGGGGCAGGTAGAAGAGTGTTCTCTTAGGGGTGCCACTCCATCAGGCACTCCAAGTCCTAGTCTGTCCATCCATTTTAATGTTGCCATCCAGGAGTAAGGTCTCTGCAGGCTTCTCTGGACCAGGGAGATGATTATTCTCCTTGTTTCTGGTCCATTCCAAGGCAGGGAGTGAGGAGCAAGGAAATGCCACCtggagaaggaggtgggtgggagctCTGGCGATCACCCCTCTATACAGAACATTACTGAAGAGGCCCTGAGGCTGGCAGTGTGTGGGAGGCTCTTCAAGTTCATATCTGCAGTAGAGGTGCTTAtaagttaataaattaatttaaactaGTGGTTATTGCTCAACTCTGCTAttcacattctttccttttctcccctcttttttcctcttatccAGGACTCACCCTGCCTGGAACActctctctgctgtcttctgCTGTCTATCTAAGCCCGACTTGTCCTTCAGGACTCAGCTCAGGCACCACCTTCTCCGAGAAAGCTCCCACATATGCAGTCAATCATCCCCTCTCTAGGCTCCCACAGCACTTGCTAGTCTGTGTCCTGGCTATTTGCTGTATGGTTGTTTTTCTGGTTTCCCTTCCAGACTGTgggctctttgagggcagggccAAGACACTGTCCTTCACTGCTCTGTCTTCAGCCTTGAGGACATGCCTCGCCCAGGTCAGGctttcagaaaatgtttaattACTGGGGCAGTAAGTGAACACACTGAAACTCTTAAGTTTCCATTTGCCAGTATCCAGGTCTTGACAGAAACACTACGTCTGGTGATTCATGGACGATCTTCTGGAGAAGCAGATATTTGAGTGGGTACCACTTGACCAGGAATCCAAAGGACAAGTGCTAATTAGTGAGCAAGAAGCTCTAGATGCAGATTTAGATGCCTTTGTGTACACCACTTATCTCTatcatctacctacctatctttcTGCCTATTTGTCATCTATCTCTCTAtgtctctatttctctatctACTAATCATGGTACAATACATatcaaatttaccatcttaactatttttaagtgtacaattttatagtgttaagtacattcacattgttgtgaaacaAATTTCCAGAATGTTTCagcttcccaaactgaaactttcTCCTCATTAAACAAAACTTCCCATAGTCTCTCCCTGCTAGCCCTTAGCAAccatcattttaatttctgtttctattacttgattactttagatacctcatacaAGCAGAACTATACAGTATCTATCCTTTAGTGAcaggcttatttcatttagcataatgtccttaaagttcatctatgttgtagcatgtgtcagaatttccttccttttttaagctgaataatactccattgtatagatagagcaaattttgtttttccattcatctatcaatggacacttgggttgtttccatcttttggctactgtgaataatgctgctatgcacATGAGTACACAAGTGTCtgcccaatttctttttttcatttcttttgagactataaccagaagtagaattgctgcaTCATATAGTAATcctatttttgtagttttttgaggGCCCATCATACTGTCTCCCATAgaaactgcaccattttacattcccagtaaCAGCACACAAGGATTTTAACTTCTTTACATCCTCACGAATacttgtttcctgttttttttttttttaacagtagcCATACTG
Protein-coding regions in this window:
- the CNGA2 gene encoding cyclic nucleotide-gated olfactory channel, with protein sequence MTEKSNGVKSSPANNHNFHAPPAIKANGKDDNRTNSRPQSTADDDTSSELQRLAEMDAPQRGRGGFRRIVRLVGIIREWANKNFREEEPRPDSFLERFRGPELQTVTTQQDDGKGNKDGEGEGTKKKFELFVLDPAGDWYYRWLFVIAMLVLYNWCLLVARACFSDLQKTYYLVWLVLDYFSDVVYIADLFIRLRTGFLEQGLLVKDPKKLRDNYIHTLQFKLDVASIIPTDLIYFAVGIHSPELRFNRLLHFARMFEFFDRTETRTSYPNIFRISNLVLYILVIIHWNACIYYAISKSIGFGVDTWVYPNITDPEYGYLAREYIYCLYWSTLTLTTIGETPPPVKDEEYLFVIFDFLIGVLIFATIVGNVGSMISNMNATRAEFQAKIDAVKHYMQFRKVSKDMEAKVIKWFDYLWTNKKSVDEREVLKNLPAKLRAEIAINVHLSTLKKVRIFQDCEAGLLVELVLKLRPQVFSPGDYICRKGDIGKEMYIIKEGKLAVVADDGVTQYALLSAGSCFGEISILNIKGSKMGNRRTANIRSLGYSDLFCLSKDDLMEAVTEYPDAKKVLEERGREILIKEGLLDENEVAASMEVDVQEKLEQLETNMETLHTRFGRLLAEYTGAQQKLKQRITILETKMKQNNEDDYHDYLSDGMNSPEPAAVDKP